The following is a genomic window from Helicobacter sp. NHP19-003.
TTCAAGGAACATTGATGGACATTCATAACAGCGATGCCGATGTAGAGCAGTTTTTTGCCTTTTGTAAAGAAAAAGAAGTGGAATTTGTAGATTTCCGCTTCACCGATGTCAAGGGGACTTGGAATCACATGGGCTATTTCATCGGGGGCGTGGATAAGGACTTGTTGCAAAAGGGAATCCCCTTTGATGCCAGCTCCATTAAGGCGTGGCAGAGCATTGACCGCTCGGACATGATCTTAAAACCCGACTTGATTCGCTACTTCATTGACCCTTTTAGTGCAGATATTACGGCGGTGGTGTTTTGCGATGTGTGGGATGTCTATAAAGAGCAAGACTATGAAAAATGCCCCAGGAGCATCGCCAAACGGGCTTTAAGGCATTTGCAAAATTTAGGCATCGCCGATATGGCTTACTTTGGAGCAGAAAATGAGTTCTTTATCTTCGACTCCATTAAAATCAAAAACAGCGCGAATTGCCAATATTATGAGATCGACAGCGAAGAAGGGGAGTGGAACCGGGATCGCAGCTTTGAGGGGGGGGTAAACTTTGGACACCGCACGGGGCATAAGGGCGGGTATTTACCCACCCCCCCCACCGACACGATGATGGACATTAGAGCCGAGATTGTTAAGGTTTTAAATCAAGTGGGGCTAGAAACCTATGTCGTGCACCACGAGGTGGCCCAGGCCCAGGGCGAGATCGGCGTGCGTTTTGGGGAGTTGGTAGAGGCCGCCGACAATGTCCAAAAGCTCAAATATGTGGTGAAAATGGTCGCCCATTTAAACGGCAAAACCGCCACCTTCATGCCAAAACCCTTACATGGCGACAATGGCAGTGGCATGCACACGCATGTGAGCTTGTGGAAAAATGGCGAGAATCTCTTTAGTGGCGATGTGTATAAAAACCTAAGCCAAATGGCGTTGCACTTTTTGGGCGGGGTCTTGCGCCACGCTAGAAGTTTAGCGGCGTTCACCAACGCCTCTAGCAATTCTTATAAACGCTTGATCCCCGGCTTTGAAGCCCCCTCGATTTTGACCTATTCGGCACAAAATAGGAGTGCGAGTGTGCGCATCCCCTATGGGGTGAAGGGCAAGGCGGCGCGCTTTGAGTTCCGCTTCCCCGACAACTCTTCTAACCCCTATCTAGCCTTTGCCGCCATTTTAATGGCAGGCTTAGACGGGCTGGCGCAAAAGATGGATCCGGGCGCGCCTATGGACATCAACCTCTTCCAGCTCACCTTAGATGAGATCAGGGACAAGGGGATCAAACAACTCCCCCACACCCTAAGAAGTGCGCTGGAAGAAATGTTGGTGCATAAGGAGTATTTGAAAAAGGGGGAAGTGTTCACAGAGGAGTTTATTCAGGCTTACCAGAGCTTTAAGTTCCGCTCCGAGGTCTTCCCTTGGGAGAGCCGCCCCCACCCCTTTGAGTTCAAAACCACTTATTCTTGCTGATGGCTAAAAGGCGGGGCGGGTCGTTTTACGACAATTTCAAAAAGTTTAGGGCACTCGCCCGCTTGCTTAAAAGTCTTTGGTCTTTTTTAAAAAAACATTGAGGGAACATATGAAAAAAACTTCACTTTTATTGTTGGTGGGCTTACTAGGTTTGGGCTGTGCGCCTAAAGTGGCAGACAAACACGAACAAGGCCCCATCCCCTTTTCTTATTACGAGGCAAGCGAAAAGCCCCAACCCAAAAACCATTTACTAGTTTTGATTCCGCCACTAGCCATCACCTTTAGCAAGACGGTGCCGGCAAACATGCAACAGGGTTTTAAGGACTCTATGCGCGATCAAATCCAAGAAATCCTAGAAAAACGCGGATTTAGCGTGCAACAGGTAGAACTTCCCCTAACCCCTGCCGAACAAGAGCGGGGCTATGCTCTTGTGGAGGTGAGCGGGTTTGTTAAGGTACTTGAGGACATTAGTCTAAGAGAGGATCGGCTAAGAAATGGGGGATTGGAGGGCAAAAATGCGAACTTGTCCATGGGGTATTTGACTCTAAAGGTGCTGGAACCTAAGAGCAAAAAGCCCTTGAACATGACAAGTTTGGAATTGCCCGGCTATCAAGTCCGCACCCCTGTAACTGTGCGCCAAGAACGAGGCGTTTCGGGCGGGTATATGCCTACAAGTGTCGTGACACCTATTCGTGGCGAGGGCTTTGACAGTAATGTCTACCAAATTTTAATGCAAATTTACGCCCAAGGGGTGCATAGAATCAGCCAAGCCCTAGACCCCGACCAACTCATGGATTACCGCTACCTAGTGGAGAAGTTTAAAAAGGATCATTAGGGAAATCCTCGCGCAAATGGAAGATTTGCGCCCCAAAGTCTGTGTCTATCTCCACCCTTAGGTGGCCCTCGCAAAAGACCTCATAGTCCATTTTTTCGCCCAAATGCAGCACGAAGCTGGGCAAAATGGGTAGTAAGGCGCAACGCCCCCGGTTGAGGGTGATTTTATTGATGTGTACTCTTTTGCTCAAGGCTTTGATTTCTAAAATGTGCTTGGTTTGCCACACCCCATAATCTCTCGTCCACGAGGTGTAGGGCTGTTTTTGGCTGAAAAACACCGCGCTTAAAGTGGCTCTGGGTTGCTGTACCTGCTCTTCTCTTAGAAGTTGCTCGCCGGTGGGTAAAGCCAGCAGAGGGCTCAAGAGCAAACTAAGCGCAAGTGCCCTCAATCGTTGCTCCTGTTGATGTTGCGGTCTAAAATGGAGCGGATTTTTTCGACATTTTGGTGGTTGGTGGAAAAATAGATCTCTACGCGGTTGTTGCGCATGCGGTTCTCCACGCTGTCATTGGGCATGATGGGGTCGTTCTTGCCATAGGAGGTGAAGGAGAGTTTTTGCGGGTTAATGCCGTCATTCAGCAAGATTTGCATGACCTTATAGGCCCGACTCGCTGCCAAGGTGTAGTGGTCTTTGAAGTGGCTAGAAGCGGGCATGGGGGTGTTGTCGGTGTAGCCCCTGACATTGACCTCCACTTGGTCGGGCAAGAGTTGGATGATCTTGGCGATGCGGTGGATGTATTCACGCATGGAGGCGTTGATCTTATCGCTGTAGGGCTCTTCAAAGATCAGGCTGGAGGGCAGTTTCAACACCGCCCCTTGATCGGTTTGCTCCAAGATCGAGCCCTCGCCCACTTTGGTGATCGTGATTTGCGAACGGCTGGGATGTTCTTTGGATTCCTTCTCTTGGGCCTCTACGCTGCTTTGGGTTTCACCGGGGGCTGGAGGGATGGGGATCACAGGTTGCATGGAGTCTGGCACGGGGGCGTAGTCAAAAATTTTAATGAACTCTTTTTTAAGGGCTTTGACTTTAGCCTTATTGATCACAGAAATCGCATAAAGGGCGATGAAAAGGGCGAGCAACAAGGACAAAAAGTCGGCATAGGGCACCGCCCAGCGCTCGCCTGCTGGACACTCTGCTTTTTTTGCTTTCTTTGCCATTATTCAAACTGCGATTTTTTAGGCTCGCCGGGAGCGATGTAGTTTAATAACTTCATTTCTAGGTCTCTGGGGTTATCTCCATTGGCGATTCCGATAATGCCCTCTAAAATCATCACCTTTTCTTTTAAAATATCTTTAGACTTATTTTTAAGTTTGTTGCCAAAAGGGCCAAAGAGGGCGTAAGAGCACATGATCCCTGTCACCGTGGCGGTGAAAGCCCCAGCGATGCCCGCCGCCATTGCTGGGGGGTTGTCTAACTTTTGCAGCGCCAACATCAAGCCCAACACCGCCCCCACCAGCCCAAAGGTGGGCGCGCTTTCACCCGCAGTGATCCAATAGTGCGCTGCGCCGTGGTAGTACTCCTCAAGCTCCTCAATCGCCACATCTAGGCTCTCTTGCACGGATTTGATGTCCTTGCCATCCACAATCATCGAAAAGCCATTGCGGGTGAAGTCGTCCTCAATCTGCGCCACTCTAGACTCGAGCGAGAGCACCCCGTCCTTTCTCGCCATCGTGGAGAGCTCCACGATGTTCTTGATCGTGTCTTGCAGATTCACTTTGGGGTTTAAAAACACAATCTTGATTTCTTTAAAGGCGGCCTTGACATGGTGGGCGTGGGTGCTCACCATCGACGCGCATAGGGTCGTGGGGATGATGATGATTAAAGAGCTCAAGTGGATCACATGGATAGGGTTGCCCCCCTCTAAAATATCCCCCACTGCGATGGATGTGATCGCCAAAAACACACCTAAAAGTGATGACAAATCCATGAGAAACTACCCTTTCTGTTTTTTTGCTATTGCGGATAATCCGTTAAGGTTTGTATGCCATGCGCCCCACACACCCGGCATTCTGTGTTGCGCCGGACATTGATCTTTCTAAAGTCCATGTTCTTGGTGTCCACATGTAAAAGCTGGTCGGTGAGCAGGGGGAAACCTAGAAAATATTTGATCGCTTCAGATGCTTGGATGCAGCCCACAATCCCTGGGACAACCCCAAACAGCCCGGCTTTAAACACGCTGTTTAGCTCCGTGCTTGGGGGTTTGTCAAAGATACAAGCAAAGCATGCACTTTTTCTAGGCAAAATTGTGATGGTTTGCCCGTGGTGCTTGAAAATGCCCGCATGGCTTAGGGGTTTGTTTGCCAAAATACAGGCATCGTTGATGAGAAACTTGCTCGCAAAATTGTCGGTCGCATCGATGATAAAATCATACTCTTGGATCAATTCTAGGGCATTTGTGGCGGTCAGTTTTTCAAAATGGGTTTCAACTTGCACTTCAGGGTTCAAGGCCAACATTTTGCGCTCGGCGGATTTGACCTTAGAGCTGTGGATTTCCTGTGTGGTGTGGATGATTTGGCGTTGCAAGTTGTTTAACTCGATGATGTCAAAATCCAAAATCCCGATGCGCCCAATGCCCGCCGCTGCCAAATAAAAACAATTGGGCGAGCCAAGCCCCCCCGCCCCAATCACAAGCACGCTGGCGCGCAACAATCTTTCCTGCCCCTCCTCGCCCACATCTTCCAACATCAAATGCCGTTTATAGCGTTCTTTTTGGCTCTCTGTCATGGCTGTCCTTAGTTTATCTGTGCGATCCAAGCGGGCATATGGGGCTGTTCGGCTTTGAGGCTTGTGGCGCGCCCGTGCCCGGGGTAAATGGGGCAATCTAGCTTATCTAAAGCGTAAAAACGCTCTAAAGACTCTTTCATGTCCTGTGGGTCGGAGTAGGGGAAGTCGTAGCGGCCAATGCTTCTATAAAAAATGAAATCCCCACTAAAAAACACCCCCCCCACTTCGATGACACTACACCCCGGGGTGTGCCCGGGAAAATGCCAATAGGTGATCTCCACCCCCCCCACTCCAAAAGAATGGCTCTTTTTATGCCCCTCAATGGGCTGGATGTCTGCCTCTTTGCAGGTGGGTTGGCCTAAACAAAAACAATCTGTGGTGAGCATGAACATGTCTTCTTTAGGCATATACAAAGGCACGCCAGCCCATGTTTGCTTTAAGGCGGGCGCGTCCCAAATGTGGTCGTAATGCCCGTGTGTGATCAAGATCGCTAAGGGGTTTTTGGCTTGCTCTTGCACCCACGAGCTTGCCCCCACACCCGGATCGATCACCAAATCGCCCTGTGCCAACTGCAGGACATAACAATTTGTCTGTGTGTTGCCAAAAGCCTGCACTTTGATTTTAAACATCTTTCCATTCTAGCAAAATTTGCCTAAAGTTAAGCCCGCAGTTGACAAACATAGGGGCACTCTAGCGCATTTTGTAAAATAGTGGATGAAATCCACGGCCTCTTTAAAGTCTTTAAGGCCATGGACATGGGCAAAATTTTTCGTGTTAAAGTCTTTGGCAACCTGACAATTTGTGTTGTTTGGCAAATGCCGCCCTATCAAATCCTATAAAACTTTGTAAAATTCTACAAAGCTAGAATTTCTGTTGTATTCTTGGTCCAACCATGCCTGCCACACTCTTGGTTTTCGGGAGGGAAGCAAAGCTTGCAGCTTTTTGCATGGGTCCCCTTTGGGGGAAGCAAGCGCTAATTTAGGCAATGCCTGTTTTAGCAAAATTTCGGGCTATTGTGGCAAGAATAATCCTATAAGCTGTTTCTTGCCCTCCGATGGTTACCCCTATTTAGCCTTTTAAGATGATATAATCACCGCTCTAATACACAGGCGTAGGGTAGAGTCCAAAAAGCATAGTGGTGTAATTTAGGAAGGAAGGCACAGCTTATGAATTTATCCAATGTCAGGATTGGGACAAAGCTCGTTGGTTTGATCATTGGGGTCTTGCTGGTCATCTTTGTCGTTTTGGCCTTAGTGATCACCCACAAGTCTTCTAAAACTTTGCAAGCAGAGGCTTATAAAACTCTCTATAATGTCGCCGAGAGGCATGCCAACCGCATCATCCTCGCCTTTAACCAAAGTTTTACCCTGCTAGAAACCCTGAGAGGGACGATTCAAACCTCCATTGCTAACCATGCCTTATACAGAGGCGAATTGTCCAATTTTGTGAACACTACTTTTGACGAAGCTAATTGGTCGGATTATTGTTTCCTCTACCTCCCACGCGCGGTCTTTCAAGACTTGCCCACTAAAATGCCCCAACCAGAAGATGCAAAACACTTTGATCCTAAAGGTTTCTATTTGGCTTTGGAGGACACTGATATGGCACACGCAGGAGGGGTTATTTCCCTCTCTGCCCAACAGAGTGCCCGTATTTTTAACCGCTCCCACATCCAAGAAGTGTTGCAGAGGAATCAAGACACGGTGAGCGAGCCGATACGCATCAACATTGCGGGCAAGGAAATAACCACTGTCATCGCCACCGTCCCCATCAGAAATGCACAAAAACAAGCAATAGGGTTTGTCGGCATCACCATCGATCTTGCCAGAGTACGCCAAGAGATCATCTTGGACAAAACCAGCTCGGTTTATCAGGGCGACATCATCGCAGTGCTCTCATCTACAGGTAAAGTTGTTGTTTTTCCAGACACTAAAATGATCGGAAAACCTCTGATTGAAGTCAATCCAGGTCCCTTGACAGAGGCTATTTTAAAAGCCGTAAAAGAGCGTAAAGAAGGGGTATTTCCTTATGTGAACATTAGACACCAAGAATCCTTTATTGGGTTGGTGAATTTTAAAGTGTGGCGCAGTGTCGATCAATTTTGGTCTGTCTTTATTGTCGTCTCTAAAGATATTGTTTTTAAACACAGAAACGAGCTTGCAAGACTCGTCATGATGACCGCATTTTTTTCTCTTATCATTGCGGGGGTGTGCGTGGCGTTGCTGGCTAACAAAGTCATCTCTGCACGCCTCTCTATCGTTTTAGAGGGGCTAGTTTCTTTCTTTAAGTTTTTAAACCACGAGAAAATTTCCCTCAAACCCCTGAAAGTGCAAAGCAATGACGAGTTAGGGCAAATGGCAAGTGTCATCAACGCCAATATCCAAAAGATTCAACAATCTTTAGAACAAGATGAACAGGCGGTGTCCCAGTCCGTTAACACGGCTAAGATCATTGAATCGGGCGATTTGAGTGCACGCATCACGCAAATCCCTGCTAACCCTCAGCTTAAAGAGCTTAAAAATGTGCTCAACACCATGCTAGACACCCTAGAGCGCAAAGTGGGGGCAATATGAACACCATCAACGCCGTTTTTGAAGCCTACAAAAATTTGACTTCACAGCCAAAATCCCAGAGGCTAAGGGCGCTGTGGAAATCACGACGAATATGCTAGGCCAAGACATCCGCGAGATGCTGAGTGCCTCTTTTGCTTTTGCTAAAGAATTATCCTCCCAAAGTGCCGTCTTAAGAGAATCCATGCAAGCTCTCTCGCAAAGCAGTGTAGAGCAATCCAACTCCCTAGAGGGAA
Proteins encoded in this region:
- a CDS encoding MBL fold metallo-hydrolase encodes the protein MFKIKVQAFGNTQTNCYVLQLAQGDLVIDPGVGASSWVQEQAKNPLAILITHGHYDHIWDAPALKQTWAGVPLYMPKEDMFMLTTDCFCLGQPTCKEADIQPIEGHKKSHSFGVGGVEITYWHFPGHTPGCSVIEVGGVFFSGDFIFYRSIGRYDFPYSDPQDMKESLERFYALDKLDCPIYPGHGRATSLKAEQPHMPAWIAQIN
- the glnA gene encoding type I glutamate--ammonia ligase; the encoded protein is MDIHNSDADVEQFFAFCKEKEVEFVDFRFTDVKGTWNHMGYFIGGVDKDLLQKGIPFDASSIKAWQSIDRSDMILKPDLIRYFIDPFSADITAVVFCDVWDVYKEQDYEKCPRSIAKRALRHLQNLGIADMAYFGAENEFFIFDSIKIKNSANCQYYEIDSEEGEWNRDRSFEGGVNFGHRTGHKGGYLPTPPTDTMMDIRAEIVKVLNQVGLETYVVHHEVAQAQGEIGVRFGELVEAADNVQKLKYVVKMVAHLNGKTATFMPKPLHGDNGSGMHTHVSLWKNGENLFSGDVYKNLSQMALHFLGGVLRHARSLAAFTNASSNSYKRLIPGFEAPSILTYSAQNRSASVRIPYGVKGKAARFEFRFPDNSSNPYLAFAAILMAGLDGLAQKMDPGAPMDINLFQLTLDEIRDKGIKQLPHTLRSALEEMLVHKEYLKKGEVFTEEFIQAYQSFKFRSEVFPWESRPHPFEFKTTYSC
- the motB gene encoding flagellar motor protein MotB — translated: MAKKAKKAECPAGERWAVPYADFLSLLLALFIALYAISVINKAKVKALKKEFIKIFDYAPVPDSMQPVIPIPPAPGETQSSVEAQEKESKEHPSRSQITITKVGEGSILEQTDQGAVLKLPSSLIFEEPYSDKINASMREYIHRIAKIIQLLPDQVEVNVRGYTDNTPMPASSHFKDHYTLAASRAYKVMQILLNDGINPQKLSFTSYGKNDPIMPNDSVENRMRNNRVEIYFSTNHQNVEKIRSILDRNINRSND
- a CDS encoding HesA/MoeB/ThiF family protein, with amino-acid sequence MTESQKERYKRHLMLEDVGEEGQERLLRASVLVIGAGGLGSPNCFYLAAAGIGRIGILDFDIIELNNLQRQIIHTTQEIHSSKVKSAERKMLALNPEVQVETHFEKLTATNALELIQEYDFIIDATDNFASKFLINDACILANKPLSHAGIFKHHGQTITILPRKSACFACIFDKPPSTELNSVFKAGLFGVVPGIVGCIQASEAIKYFLGFPLLTDQLLHVDTKNMDFRKINVRRNTECRVCGAHGIQTLTDYPQ
- a CDS encoding PDC sensor domain-containing protein codes for the protein MNLSNVRIGTKLVGLIIGVLLVIFVVLALVITHKSSKTLQAEAYKTLYNVAERHANRIILAFNQSFTLLETLRGTIQTSIANHALYRGELSNFVNTTFDEANWSDYCFLYLPRAVFQDLPTKMPQPEDAKHFDPKGFYLALEDTDMAHAGGVISLSAQQSARIFNRSHIQEVLQRNQDTVSEPIRINIAGKEITTVIATVPIRNAQKQAIGFVGITIDLARVRQEIILDKTSSVYQGDIIAVLSSTGKVVVFPDTKMIGKPLIEVNPGPLTEAILKAVKERKEGVFPYVNIRHQESFIGLVNFKVWRSVDQFWSVFIVVSKDIVFKHRNELARLVMMTAFFSLIIAGVCVALLANKVISARLSIVLEGLVSFFKFLNHEKISLKPLKVQSNDELGQMASVINANIQKIQQSLEQDEQAVSQSVNTAKIIESGDLSARITQIPANPQLKELKNVLNTMLDTLERKVGAI
- a CDS encoding HpaA family protein, whose amino-acid sequence is MKKTSLLLLVGLLGLGCAPKVADKHEQGPIPFSYYEASEKPQPKNHLLVLIPPLAITFSKTVPANMQQGFKDSMRDQIQEILEKRGFSVQQVELPLTPAEQERGYALVEVSGFVKVLEDISLREDRLRNGGLEGKNANLSMGYLTLKVLEPKSKKPLNMTSLELPGYQVRTPVTVRQERGVSGGYMPTSVVTPIRGEGFDSNVYQILMQIYAQGVHRISQALDPDQLMDYRYLVEKFKKDH
- the motA gene encoding flagellar motor stator protein MotA, producing the protein MDLSSLLGVFLAITSIAVGDILEGGNPIHVIHLSSLIIIIPTTLCASMVSTHAHHVKAAFKEIKIVFLNPKVNLQDTIKNIVELSTMARKDGVLSLESRVAQIEDDFTRNGFSMIVDGKDIKSVQESLDVAIEELEEYYHGAAHYWITAGESAPTFGLVGAVLGLMLALQKLDNPPAMAAGIAGAFTATVTGIMCSYALFGPFGNKLKNKSKDILKEKVMILEGIIGIANGDNPRDLEMKLLNYIAPGEPKKSQFE